A section of the Acomys russatus chromosome 10, mAcoRus1.1, whole genome shotgun sequence genome encodes:
- the Prss37 gene encoding probable inactive serine protease 37 yields the protein MKLTFYLAILAGTALFTQSYVQKEDPAPYLVYLKSNFNPCVGVLIKASWVLAPSHCYLPNLRVMLGNFKSRVRDGTEQTIYPIQIIRYWNYSHVAPQDDLMLIKLAKPATFNHKVQVLPIATHNVRPGTVCTVSGLDWSQENNGRHPDLRQTLEAPVMTDKDCKKTEQGSSHRNSLCVKFVKVFSRIFGEVAVATVICKGKLQGIEVGHFMGGDVGIYTNLYTYVPWIEKATKDTVR from the exons GAACAGCTTTATTCACTCAGTCATACGTGCAGAAAGAAGACCCTGCTCCTTACTTAGTGTACCTTAAGTCTAACTTCAACCCCTGCGTGGGTGTCCTcatcaaggccagctgggtgctgGCCCCATCACACTGCTATTTGCC aaaTCTGAGGGTCATGTTGGGAAATTTCAAGAGCAGAGTCAGAGATGGGACAGAGCAAACAATTTATCCCATCCAGATCATCCGCTACTGGAATTATAGCCATGTCGCCCCACAGGATGACCTCATGCTTATTAAACTAGCTAAGCCTGCCACCTTCAACCACAAAGTCCAGGTTCTTCCCATAGCCACCCACAATGTCCGGCCAGGCACTGTCTGCACAGTTTCAGGTTTGGACTGGAGCCAAGAAAACAATG GCAGGCATCCTGACTTAAGGCAGACTCTGGAGGCTCCAGTGATGACTGACAAAGACTGCAAGAAAACTGAGCAAGGGAGCAGTCACAGGAACTCCTTATGTGTCAAATTTGTGAAAGTATTCAGCCGAATTTTTGGG GAGGTGGCCGTAGCTACTGTCATTTGTAAAGGCAAGCTCCAGGGAATTGAAGTTGGACACTTCATGGGAGGGGATGTTGGCATCTATACCAATCTTTACACATATGTACCTTGGATTGAGAAAGCCACTAAGGACACCGTGAGATGA